The sequence CGCCGTCCGCCTCGATTCGCCGACCATGGACGAGATGCTCGGCTCCCTGATCGGCGAGTACGGCCTGGTCACCACCTGGGAGGAGGTGATGGTGCCGACCCTGCACGCCGTGGGACGCAAGTGGGAGACCTCGGGCGACCAGTACGTCGAGGTCGAGCACCTGCTCTCCTGGCACGTCTCGACGGCGCTGCGCCGCGTGAGCATCGGCGCGCTGTCCGGGCCCCGGGCGAGCGCTCCCCCGATCCTGCTGGCGTGCGTACCGGGCGAGCAGCACACCCTCCCGCTGGAGGCGCTCGCCGCGGGTCTCGCCGAACTGGGCCTGCCCGCGCGGATGTTCGGGGCAGCGGTGCCGCCGGAGGCGCTCGTCCAGGCCGTGCGCCGGACGGGGCCCGGCGCGGTCGTGCTGTGGGCCCAGGCCCGCTCCACCGCGCACCATGCCCTGGCCCGGCATGTCGCCGACACCGCCTGGGGGGTCAAGGGCGCCCGGGCCCGGACCACGGTCCTCCTGGCGGGCCCCGGCTGGGCGGGTCCCGCCCCCGCGCCGGGCATGCTGCGCCCCG comes from Streptomyces virginiae and encodes:
- a CDS encoding MerR family transcriptional regulator, whose protein sequence is MNESAQPGEIREIGEIGEIRETGGPAEPAHGVTTGAVARRLGVAPTTLRSWDRRYGIGPAAREDGRHRRWTPGDIAVLQEMCRLTASGVPPAEAARAARAGSVAAAPVAASPAPTRQPGSGNGLPLGDVRQECRGLGRAAVRLDSPTMDEMLGSLIGEYGLVTTWEEVMVPTLHAVGRKWETSGDQYVEVEHLLSWHVSTALRRVSIGALSGPRASAPPILLACVPGEQHTLPLEALAAGLAELGLPARMFGAAVPPEALVQAVRRTGPGAVVLWAQARSTAHHALARHVADTAWGVKGARARTTVLLAGPGWAGPAPAPGMLRPGGLREALGLLRGLCEAAATAPGGGGDGPEGAGGSGSGVPQRS